GATTAATCACTGCCGGTTTGATGTCAATGGCATTTATGGGCTTTGCCGGGTTGGTTCGGGTTTAACGCATGTTGACTGCAATCATTGCTTTGACTTTGTTAGCGCTCATTCTCGGCCTGATGCTTGGCTTTGCGTCAATTCGGTTTCGGGTCGAAGGTGACCCGATTGTCGACAAGATCGATAAAATTTTGCCACAGACCCAGTGTGGACAATGCAGTTTTGCCGGTTGTCGCCCTTACGCAGAAGCCATCGCTGCGGGGGAAGTCGACATCAATCGCTGTCCACCGGGTGGCGAGTCGACAATTCAAGCGTTGGCCGATTTACTGGACGTTGAACCCAAGCCACTTGATGAAGCCTGTGGTGTCGAAAAACCCAAAATGCTCGCGGTGATCGATGAAGATCGCTGTATTGGTTGTACTTTGTGCATCCAGGCCTGTCCGGTAGATGCTATTTTGGGGGCAGCTAAACAAATGCACACCGTCATTGCGGCAGAGTGTACGGGGTGTGAATTGTGCGTTGAGCCTTGTCCAGTAGATTGTATTGATATGGTTGAAATGCAACCCGATCCGCATACATGGCGTTGGCCGGATCCGGCAACAGGTGTCCCGCAACGGGGCAATAGCTAATGCGTCGCCCTGTCAGTGATTTTCCCGGTGGTTTACATCTGCCGGGACACAAAAAGCGTTCAACGCAAACGCCGATCCGGAAAACACCGCTGAGTAAACAGCTGATTTTGCCCTTACAACAGCATATTGGTGAAGCCGCCATGCCAATTGTTGCTGTCGGTGACACTGTCCTGAAGGGCCAGCGTATCGCCCGTGCCGATGGTCATGTCTCCGTGTGCCTGCATGCGCCGAGCTCAGGTACAATCACCGCAATTGAAGAGCGACCGATACCACATCCTTCAGGTCTGTCAGCCCCCTGCATTATTCTCGAAACAGATGGCGAAGAAACGTGGATAGAACGCCATCCGATTCGTGATTTTTTACAACACTCAGCGCATGAGTTGAGACAATTAATCCGCGATGCTGGCATTGTTGGATTAGGTGGTGCCGGTTTTCCCAGTTTTATCAAACTCAACCCTGGCATCCATCACCATGTCGATACATTGCTCATCAATGGCGCAGAGTGCGAACCCTATATCACCTGCGACGCAATGCTGATGCGTGAGCGAGCCGAAGGTGTACTGGATGGCATCGAAATCATGCGTCATGCGCTGTCTGCGCGCGACGTTTTAATTGCCATTGAAGATAACAAGCCAGAAGCCATCACAGCGATGCAACTTGCCTTAGGCAGCCGCCAGTCACTCGCTGACGCCGATATTGTGGTGGTGCCAACACGCTATCCAACTGGCGGTGAAAAACAGCTAATCCAGGTAGTAACGGGTAAAGAAGTGCCGAGTCATGGATTGCCCATCGACATTGGCGTTGTTTGCCATAATCCGGCCACGGCCTATGCGATCGGCCGCGCTGTCATTCATGGTGAACCGTTAATCTCGCGAATCGTAACGGTCACTGGTACAGATGTGACCCATGCGGGTAACTTTGAAACCCTGTTTGGAACCCCCATAAAAGCCCTGCTGGAATATTGTCAGACACGCCGACAACCTGATGAACCCTTCATTCAAGGCGGGCCGATGATGGGCTACAGCCTTGCTGGAGATGAGCTGCCAGTCACCAAAACCGCAAACTGTATTCTGGTCGGTGTCGATGAAGCCGCCCAGACCAGTGAGCCTTTGCCCTGTATCCGTTGTGGCGATTGTGCCAGTGTCTGTCCAGCCAGCCTGTTGCCACAGCAGCTGTATTGGCATGCTCGCGCCAAAGAATTCGATCAGACTCGCGATTACAAATTATTTGATTGCATTGAATGTGGATGCTGTGACTATGTCTGTCCAAGCAAAATTCCGCTGGTGTCTTATTTCCGCTTTGCCAAAACCGAAATCATGAATCAAGAGCGTGAACGAAACAAAGCCGATCATGCCCGGGAGCGATATGAAAGTCGTCTTGCCCGGCAAGAACGCGAACGGCTGGAAAAAGAACAACGGCAGGCTCAACGAAAAGCCGCCCTGGCTGCCTCTAAAAAAGCCGCAGCTGCCAAAGCAGATAGGCAGGAAGCGCCGGTGCCACCTGCTAAAAAACCGGACATCGCCAAGGAAGGTCAATGACCAGCTTCAAGTTCAGTCCACCATTTTTGACTGGCGCCAATCGCGTTACCTTGCAAATGGTGCAGGTCATTATTGCTCTCATTCCAGCGATCATTGCTTTGGTATTTTATTTTGGCTATGGCGTTCTGATTCAAATCATCTTGGCCCTAGTGACCGCATTGCTCACTGAAGCGGCCATGCTCAAGTTAAGAAATCGGCCGTTGAAACCCTTTCTTAGCGATGGCAGTGCTGCTGTAACAGCCGTGTTACTAGCGGTGGCCATTCCCCCCTTGTCGCCTTGGTGGTTGACAGTACTCGGGGTCAGCTTTGCCCTTATTTTTGCCAAACATCTTTATGGCGGATTGGGGTATAACCCGTTTAATCCGGCAATGATTGGCTATGTTTTGCTGTTAATTTCTTTTCCACTGGAAATGACCACTTGGTTACCGGTGAGTTCGTTGGCAAGCCAGGTGCCCGATTTCAAGATGGCGGCTGAATTGATTTTTACTGGTCAATGGCAGGGTCAAGGTGTAGATGCGCTTTCCGGGGCGACACCGCTGGATCAAATGAAAACGCAAATCGGTCTAATGCGCTCGCCAGAGTATGTTAGCAGCCAACCCTTATTTGGTATGTTTGGGGGGCTTGGTTGGGAGTGGATCAATATCTGGTTTGCCATTGGCGGCATCTGGTTGCTCTACCGGAGAGTGATTAGCTGGCATGTTCCCGTAGCGTTGCTAGGCAGTTTGTTCCTTATCAGTACAGTCGTCTGGATAGTGGCGCCACAGGTTTCGGGCTCCCCCCTGTTCCATTTGTTTAGTGGTGGAACCATGCTGGGCGCTTTCTTTATTGCCACAGATCCGGTATCCGGTTCAACGACACTAAAAGGACGGCTGGTTTTTGGCGCTGGCGCCGGGCTGCTGATTTATCTTATCCGGATTTGGGGTGGCTATCCCGATGCCGTCGCCTTTTCTGTGATTATCATGAACATGTTGGTACCGTTGATTGATTACTACACGCAACCGCGTGTGTACGGAGCCAGGTAAATGGGTAAGCTTTGGCAAAATCCCGTTATTCGGGTTGGTCTTATGACGGCATTATTTGCGATTAGTGCAACCGCACTCGTGGCGTTAACAGAAAAAGCAACACGACAAACTATCGCTGAAAACGAATATCAGGCCTTATTAGACACACTGGAAGTCTTGATTCCCTCGGATCAGTTTGACAATGCGATTGT
The genomic region above belongs to Methylophaga frappieri and contains:
- the rsxD gene encoding electron transport complex subunit RsxD — its product is MTSFKFSPPFLTGANRVTLQMVQVIIALIPAIIALVFYFGYGVLIQIILALVTALLTEAAMLKLRNRPLKPFLSDGSAAVTAVLLAVAIPPLSPWWLTVLGVSFALIFAKHLYGGLGYNPFNPAMIGYVLLLISFPLEMTTWLPVSSLASQVPDFKMAAELIFTGQWQGQGVDALSGATPLDQMKTQIGLMRSPEYVSSQPLFGMFGGLGWEWINIWFAIGGIWLLYRRVISWHVPVALLGSLFLISTVVWIVAPQVSGSPLFHLFSGGTMLGAFFIATDPVSGSTTLKGRLVFGAGAGLLIYLIRIWGGYPDAVAFSVIIMNMLVPLIDYYTQPRVYGAR
- the rsxB gene encoding electron transport complex subunit RsxB, yielding MLTAIIALTLLALILGLMLGFASIRFRVEGDPIVDKIDKILPQTQCGQCSFAGCRPYAEAIAAGEVDINRCPPGGESTIQALADLLDVEPKPLDEACGVEKPKMLAVIDEDRCIGCTLCIQACPVDAILGAAKQMHTVIAAECTGCELCVEPCPVDCIDMVEMQPDPHTWRWPDPATGVPQRGNS
- the rsxC gene encoding electron transport complex subunit RsxC — protein: MRRPVSDFPGGLHLPGHKKRSTQTPIRKTPLSKQLILPLQQHIGEAAMPIVAVGDTVLKGQRIARADGHVSVCLHAPSSGTITAIEERPIPHPSGLSAPCIILETDGEETWIERHPIRDFLQHSAHELRQLIRDAGIVGLGGAGFPSFIKLNPGIHHHVDTLLINGAECEPYITCDAMLMRERAEGVLDGIEIMRHALSARDVLIAIEDNKPEAITAMQLALGSRQSLADADIVVVPTRYPTGGEKQLIQVVTGKEVPSHGLPIDIGVVCHNPATAYAIGRAVIHGEPLISRIVTVTGTDVTHAGNFETLFGTPIKALLEYCQTRRQPDEPFIQGGPMMGYSLAGDELPVTKTANCILVGVDEAAQTSEPLPCIRCGDCASVCPASLLPQQLYWHARAKEFDQTRDYKLFDCIECGCCDYVCPSKIPLVSYFRFAKTEIMNQERERNKADHARERYESRLARQERERLEKEQRQAQRKAALAASKKAAAAKADRQEAPVPPAKKPDIAKEGQ